GTGCTGGTGCTAGACGTGCTCTGCAGGCAGGACCCCTCCTTCCTGTACCGCACCCTGTCCTGCCTGAAGGCCCTGCACGCGCGCCTCTGCGGGGACCCGGCCCGGGTGCGGACGCTGCTGCCCATCGCGCAGTTCTTCCTGAACCACGGTGAGCCTCCGCCTTGAGCCTGGGCTCCCGGGGGCTGCCCGGAGAACCTTCCGGTTCCCGGCCTGGGACAGCCTGTCTCTTCTCGCTCTCTGAGGGACTGTGTCGTTTTTCGGCGGGTCGATGTAGCGAATGAAAAGGTAGCGACTTTACGCTGACCTCAGAACTCCTGGCCGTGAGGGTTCACCGGAGTTTCGTGGAAGGGGCCGTGGAACCCAGTACCTTCCAAAGAATGTTCCCCATCACGTCCCTCAGAAGGATCGGTCTGTAACCAGAAACTCTCGGGAAGAGCTGAACGTAGTTCAGCCGGTTTTTCTCATGCGGGGTGGACACCCCAGAGCCCCTGGTGTCCTGGAGACACGTGTGGCCTCGGAGGCTTGGCCCGTGACCCCGAGGGACCCCAGCCAGCAGCAGAGATGGGGACGCACCTGCCGGGGCCCCGGCCCTGACCTTGCTGGTGCTTTTCAGGGGAGGCGGCCGCGGTGGACTCGGAAGCCATCCTCCGGCACCTGCTCACCAGGACCCCCTCCGAGTTCTTCCACAGCCCCATGCTGGCCTTCGAGCTCACGTGCTTCTGCAGAGACAACCTTCCCCTGTTTGGCAGGAACCTGGACATTCTCAAACGGAGCTTCCCCAACCTCTTCAAGGCATGTGTTGTCGTCCTCGCCAGAGCCGGGggttgggggccggggggggtACAGGGCGGAGGGTGAACCGTGGGGCGGCCTGGGGGTCCATGCGTCACACGGAAACAGCACCTACaccgggggcggggagagagccCTGTGCTGACCCCCTTCAGAGGAACAGGGGGCCTGACGGCGGTTTATTCTCACGGGTTTGTCCAGATGGTCACATCCGGTCAGCCCTTCATCCGGGAGCCTTGCCTGCTGTGCCCAGCCCTTTGGTGCTGTTGACTTGCGATGTCTTTTGTGACCGGTCGTGGTCACTGGGTGGCCTTTGCAAATTCGGCTAGAGACGCCGTCCTTtcattagaggggaaaaaaaaaagaacacggcAGGTGGAAAGAGATGACGTTGATTGTCGGGAGAAAGCAAACGCAGAATCAGAGCAGGGACAGAGGGCAAACAGGCCGGAGTGTCTCAGGCTCCAGGATCACAGGAGAGACCCTCACCGCTGCCGATGGGCAACCCGGGACCCAGGCGCCCTCCCTCTGCGGCGGCCCGTGGGCTCCCAGACGACGGCCCTGCTGCTGGGCTGTGCACCCCACACGGGCCCTCCCGTTCCCATCGAGCCGCCTCGCTTGTCCCTGCAGCTCCTGGCCTGGAACAGCCCGCCGCTCACGGCCGAGTTTGTGGCTCTGCTGCCGTCGCTGGTGGACGCGGACACAGCCGTGGAGGTGCTTCATGCGCTGCTGGACCTGCCCTGTCTGACTGCGGCCTTGgaccttcagctcaggtgagCCCCGGGGGCGTgcctcggcccctccccgcccccgctgcTCTCCCCCGATGACAGCGCCTCCCTCTGGCTCTTTGCCTCCCGTCGGCACCATCCCCGGGCCCTGGAGCCCCCAGCCCGTTTCTCGCAGGTGGAGCCTCACCCTGCAGACACCGTGCCCCCGGCCTGCTCCCGTCACCCTGAGGCCCGCTGGCTCGGGTGTGGTGATATCCCGGAGACGTCTGTTCTGTCTTTCCACGAGCTAAGCCCGGCCTCAGGCACCTGCTTGTTCACAGGTTGTCGCCAGCCACATCCGAGAGGCCGCTGTGGGACCCCTCCCTCAAGATCCCCAGCTGCCTGGAGGCCTCCCGGGACCCCCAGTTCCAGGGTCTTCTCCAGTACCTGTTGCGTGCCACGGCCAGCGGGACCACGGAGAGGTGGGGGGACTCTGGGGTGCGGCACCAAGGCCTTGGGACCTGCTGTGTGTGGCCAGAGCCTGCTCCAGGGATGGTGGGACCCTGCTTCTGCCCCTGGGCCTTGTGCCTCCTGACGCGAAGAGGCAGGCACGGCCgaccccccctgccccgccaccCTGCAGTGGCCACATCATGGGTGCTCCCTGGACGTGGGCCTCGTGCTCAGCTCCCTGCCGGCGCCCTGGGTCAGTCTTCGTGATCCTGCGAGGTACGTGCCGTGGAGATTCCATtgcacagatggagaaactgaggcgtAGCATGCCCCAGGAGGaggagcctggggaccagaacaGGGCGTCCTGACTGCAGATCCCTTGCAGCTTGGCCCCACTCCAGCCCTCCCTGTGTTCCATCCTGGTGACGGGGGCAGAGCTGCGGTAGAAGACGCTCGTGGTGACACGTGCCCTGCTCCGAGGAGGCCGGTGTCACAGAACGTGGCCCGGGCCGTGGCGCTCTGACCGCCGTCTCTTCCCTCAGGCCCCGGCCCACCGTTCATGTGTTGAGGGCGTGTGTGGGGGCTCTGGGGAGCGTGTGGGCGGAGACTCAATGGGCCGCGCTGTGTCCTCCAGGTTGGGGCCACTCCACCGGCTGCTGCAGCCCCTGGCCAGCTGCGCCCGTGTGGTCCAGTGCGCCCGGGCCGTGCCCACCTTGCTTGAGGCCTTTTTCTCAGCGGTGACCCAGGTGAGCCTCACACACCCGCGGCCCCGGGGCAGCCCGGAGGGAGGACGGGCTGCACACGCGCGCAGGGATGGCATCCTCGCAATGGACTtctgcagagcctgcctcggcCAGAGTCACGGGGAAGGGTGGGAGCCGCGGTGGGGCCCGTCCTCCTCCCCAGAACGGGGGCCCTGGGACCTGCCCGGGACTGGCGCACACGGCTGGGACCGGAGCAGAGCGTGGCGTGAGGTGATGTCACCGGGACCGGGACTGAGTCGGTCTCTCCCTCCTGACCCCCAGTTTGCCGACGGGGCCCTGACCAAACAGCTGGCgctgctgctcctggagagaagcgACTCCCTCTTTCAGGTGCCGCAGTACGAGGCCCACGTGCACAGGTGGGCCCGCACCCCACACCCCGCACCCCGCACCCCGCACCCCACAGCTTCAGTGTCCCCTCTCAGGTCCCAGCTCCAGGTCCCCGCTCCCCCCGTGGCTGATCTCCTTCCAGCTGCCACCTAGCGTCACCCCCAGGCCCAGCTACCGGGCCAGCGCTCCGTCCCTGTGTCTGTCCCTGTGTCCGTCCCTCCCCCCAGGTCTGTGATCTCCGTGCTGGCCCAGGTCCCTCTCCATGGAGCCCTCTGGGCTGCCCGTTCTCCAttcagagagcctgatgcacaCGGGCCTGTGCCCAGGCCGCTCGCCGGCCCCGGCCTCCTCCCCGGGGGTGGAGGGGCCGCGGGTTCCTTTAGGGGCTGGAACTATCTGCACCCCGACCTGGTGCTCAGAGCCTTCCGTTTTGTACCCTGGCTGTGGTTCTGGGTGAGGGGCCGCGGCCCGGGGCCTGGGGGCGGCCATGGCCCACCTGGGTCCTCCCCGGGCAGGGTGCTGAGCTCGCGGTTCCTGGCCCTGTGCGCGCTGCACCCGTCACTGGTGGTGGAGCTGGCGAAGGAGCTGCTGGAGTTCGTGGGGAGCGTGAGCGGGATCCAGGGCCGAGGGGCCATGCTCGCCTCCGTGGTAAGGCCGGCCTCCCTGCCAGCACCCCTGCTCCCGAGGCGGGCGGCCCGCAGGGGGCTGAGGTCTGTCCCTACCCAGGTGTGGGCCATCGGCGAGTATCTGTCCGTATCGTGGGACCGGCGGTGCACCGTGGAGCAGATCAACAGGTTCTTCGAGGCCCTGGAGGCCGTGCTGTTCGAGGTCACCCAGTCCCGCCCGTCGGCCGCCCTCCCCAGGTGTCCCCCGCAGGTCGTCACCGTGCTCATGACCACGCTGACCAAGCTGGCCTCCCGGAGCCAAGACCTGATTCCCAGGTACGGTCGCGGCCGGACAGGGAAACCCGCAGGCTTCCCGTGGGTAAGGGAATGGGCCCCGGATGCCTGCCCGGTCCCCGATGTCCGCTCTGCGGGGGGAAGGCTGCTGGCGTGGCCGCCTCACTTCTCCAGCTCGAGCCCCACGAGCTGGGGGCCCCGTTCCACGTGCGGGGCACGTCTGCAGCCGACCCGGGTCCCTTCATCCTCAGGGTCTCTCTGTTCCTGTCGAAGATGAGGACCCCAGCCCCGAGCTCCACGAGCTGCGAGGAGGACGCGGGAGCCGTGCGCACGCGGGCCGCTGAGCTGCTGACCCTGCTGAAGATGCCCAGTGTGGCCCAGTTCGTGCTCACGCCCAGCACGGAGGTGTCCGAGCCCCGCTACCACCGCGACGCCAACACGGCCCTGCCCCTGGCCCTGCGCACCGTCAGCCGCCTGGTGGAGAAGGAGACGGGCCTCCTGCCGGGGTGAAAGGACGGTGACGAAGAGCCCGGCGTGAGGGCCGGGCCTCGGCTTCCGTGATCAGAGGGGACGTGAGGAGGCCTGGGTGGGTCTGGGTCCCTCAGTGCCTGCCAGGACCGTCACGTCCTCAGCCGGTGGCTCTTTGTGTGTCTCTCCAACCCTGGTGGGCCGTGTGGTAACACAGGTATGATTTGGGGCTGGATGGCATCTGCTTGGTCTGTTTCGGGCTGTTCCTGGTTTCGGGCAAGAAAAGGTACAGCAAAAATAAACCTCTTTCTGCAAGTATCTGTGTGCACAAGGCAGGGGCTGTGCGCTTTCCTCCACCCAGGGGGGCAGGGCCAGAAGTGGGGGTGCACTGCTGGTCTGCGAGACCTGGCCCTGGGGACCCTCGTGCAGCTACACCAGACACCGGAGGCCGTTCCTGCCTGCTCCGTCCCCATGGCGTCCCGGAGGTCCCAGAAAGAACCGCCCGAATACcggcagggaggaagcagggtGACCCAGAAGTGCAGCTGCCCCCGGAAGGGCCTCGGCTCCGCGTCCTTTCTCGCCCGCCTCCTGCTAGATgggccctggggcccctggggcccCTGCCAGGTGGGCTGCAGGTGCTGCGACTTCAGGCCTACAGCCTCCTGCCGTTAAGAGGGGGCTCCGGCGGTGGTTCCCGGGGACCCTGACGCCCGCCTGCTGCTCGGAGCCttagagcaagtgggggagacaCGATGGGTGTGGTGGGGCGAGAAACTGCCCCCAGCCTCGGCGCCTCCTGCCCCCACGCCACTGAGGTCAGCTTGCCACCTCTCACACCAGCTCCCTAGGCTGCTCCCCAGCTCCACCCGGTGCGAGGGGGCCCCCGGGCCACCAGGTGGTGCTGCTGCTGCGGGAGTCTCCGGGCCAGCCCCGCCCCCGACTCCGGCCACGCCCCCAGGCCCGGCCCCGGCTCCGGCTCCGCCTTCACCACGCCCCCAGGCCCGGACCCTGCCTGTTGGCGGCTCCGGCACCTGTAGAAACGGCAGCCGCGGAGGTGGGTGGACGCCGGGGGGGCCCGGACCCGGGACTGGCCGGGCAAGGGGTGCCCGCTTCTGCTCCGACAGTCGGCCTCAGGATGAGTTCCGGCAGGCGACAGGTGACGCGCCCTCGGAGCAGAGAGCCGGGTATCGGGGCGGGGCGCGCCAAGGGACACCCTGGTCCTCCCGGGATGGGGCAGACCCGGCTTTGCTGCTCCCCGCACCCCTCACCGACCCCGCGTGAGCCGCCAACTCCAGGCCGGGGTCCGCGGACCTCTCCCTGTCCCGCGCCGACCCCACGTGGGCCTCGAGCTCCAGGCCGGAAGGCCAGGGTTGAGAATATATGTTTTAgagaaaagtattatttttgcAAGGTGCCTGCGGTGCCATCGTCAGCGCGCAGCTCGTCCGCACACAGTGGGGGTCCCAAATCTGCGTACTAACTAGTTGGTGAGTGCAGACTTGGAGGAGATGGGTTCCCTGCTGCACACAGAGCTCGGGCAACCCAGACATTGCTTTCGCGTGTTCTCGGCCGGGTGAACTGTTGCGGTGCCTAAGCGTCTGGAGACAAACTACCCGAGTACCGATCCCGGCTGGCCCTGGAGGGGCACGCTGACTCGGTGGCCTCGATTTCTCGTTCCCCTGGGTTTGGGGTCCATACCCACACCCTTGCTGTGGCCTGattgggagtggggggtgggtcGCGGGTGGCCCACTGATTGTGGGCTTGGGTCCCACCCGCTTTGGCGGACAGACTGTGGGCAGGAGTGATGGGGGTTGAAATGTGCTTGGGAGCTGGGCTCGGCCTCTTGGCTTTTGCTTTGCAAGGAGAACGTTCCTGGCTGATCTGTCGGTCTAAGGCGGGAGAAGCGTGGGGCAGACCTGGACCCCACCTGGAGTGGGGAAGTACCTCCGGCTGAGCTGAGAGTCGGTGCCGTTGTTTGGAGACACGGAGTTCTGTCATTTGTTCCCCCAGAGCGTTATTGGGGTAACGgctagagacagagaaaatccgtCTTCCTGCACACGTTTCCTCGTCTGGAAAACG
This sequence is a window from Prionailurus viverrinus isolate Anna chromosome E3, UM_Priviv_1.0, whole genome shotgun sequence. Protein-coding genes within it:
- the AP5Z1 gene encoding AP-5 complex subunit zeta-1 isoform X2, producing MSPRDDLSLSCDHIQSARQLSLVASVLLAQGDLKGEVRSVGQRVFRILESRQPEGPSPRHLLPVVSKITHLAPHTLHEDQTNQLSKRLVDWLRYASVQQGVAHTSGGFFSTPRARQPGPVTEVDGAVATDFFTVLSTGQHFTEDQWLNVQAFSMLRAWLLHSDPEGPSAPDADDRSELEGSTLSVLSAGSTAGRLLPPREWLREKAFEYCQRLAEQSTRRALRKGDSDLQKACLVEAVLVLDVLCRQDPSFLYRTLSCLKALHARLCGDPARVRTLLPIAQFFLNHGEAAAVDSEAILRHLLTRTPSEFFHSPMLAFELTCFCRDNLPLFGRNLDILKRSFPNLFKLLAWNSPPLTAEFVALLPSLVDADTAVEVLHALLDLPCLTAALDLQLRLSPATSERPLWDPSLKIPSCLEASRDPQFQGLLQYLLRATASGTTERLGPLHRLLQPLASCARVVQCARAVPTLLEAFFSAVTQFADGALTKQLALLLLERSDSLFQVPQYEAHVHRVLSSRFLALCALHPSLVVELAKELLEFVGSVSGIQGRGAMLASVVWAIGEYLSVSWDRRCTVEQINRFFEALEAVLFEVTQSRPSAALPRCPPQVVTVLMTTLTKLASRSQDLIPRVSLFLSKMRTPAPSSTSCEEDAGAVRTRAAELLTLLKMPSVAQFVLTPSTEVSEPRYHRDANTALPLALRTVSRLVEKETGLLPG
- the AP5Z1 gene encoding AP-5 complex subunit zeta-1 isoform X1, with translation MFTAGAESLLHQARDIRDEELKKFCSRVVNLLQKDELGPDAVDALQRLFLIVSATKYKRKLEDTCVHLLQATLCSPKCPEQLQLLCASILREMSPRDDLSLSCDHIQSARQLSLVASVLLAQGDLKGEVRSVGQRVFRILESRQPEGPSPRHLLPVVSKITHLAPHTLHEDQTNQLSKRLVDWLRYASVQQGVAHTSGGFFSTPRARQPGPVTEVDGAVATDFFTVLSTGQHFTEDQWLNVQAFSMLRAWLLHSDPEGPSAPDADDRSELEGSTLSVLSAGSTAGRLLPPREWLREKAFEYCQRLAEQSTRRALRKGDSDLQKACLVEAVLVLDVLCRQDPSFLYRTLSCLKALHARLCGDPARVRTLLPIAQFFLNHGEAAAVDSEAILRHLLTRTPSEFFHSPMLAFELTCFCRDNLPLFGRNLDILKRSFPNLFKLLAWNSPPLTAEFVALLPSLVDADTAVEVLHALLDLPCLTAALDLQLRLSPATSERPLWDPSLKIPSCLEASRDPQFQGLLQYLLRATASGTTERLGPLHRLLQPLASCARVVQCARAVPTLLEAFFSAVTQFADGALTKQLALLLLERSDSLFQVPQYEAHVHRVLSSRFLALCALHPSLVVELAKELLEFVGSVSGIQGRGAMLASVVWAIGEYLSVSWDRRCTVEQINRFFEALEAVLFEVTQSRPSAALPRCPPQVVTVLMTTLTKLASRSQDLIPRVSLFLSKMRTPAPSSTSCEEDAGAVRTRAAELLTLLKMPSVAQFVLTPSTEVSEPRYHRDANTALPLALRTVSRLVEKETGLLPG